From the Solanum lycopersicum chromosome 10, SLM_r2.1 genome, one window contains:
- the LOC138338868 gene encoding uncharacterized protein, with protein sequence MTKKVRKVLQILPKSWDSKVDAITEAKDLKVLTMDALIGNLKTHEMNQNYDLSKKEAKKDKSLMLKYKSDEDSSDDDDMAYLISRFQKVVRKNKIYKRGTNGTRNAAQGDTCYKCGKSGHFIRECPLLKNENKEHQKHRGDKENRRDLVRGNIDRKVAADMVFKRALAAWGDSSSDSEDPDEPKDVSMVAVHEEEIVFNEMFALMAHTENEEEDNQVTLLDMKNDLDKYSLKKLRTLAKVMLDSVIELTSERDTMNAELEILTENKGQFEDTMSRMVSERSNIQCWYMDSGCSKHMTGDVKNFLSLKTLQGGGVSFGDGKKGYILGVGKVGRSLEDSIDNVYHVDGLNAQNENADLWHPRLGHVSSS encoded by the exons atgacCAAAAAAGTCAGGAAAGTGCTTCAAATTCTTCCAAAGTCTTGGGATAGCAAAGTTGATGCCATTACAGAAGCCAAGGACTTGAAGGTGCTGACCATGGATGCCTTGATTGGTAATCTTAAAACACATGAGATGAATCAAAACTATGATTTGTCAAAAAAGGAAGCCAAGAAGGACAAGtcattgatgttgaagtataaatcagatgaagattcaagtgatgatgatgatatggcatatCTCATCAGTAGATTTCAAAAGGTtgtgagaaaaaacaaaatttataaaagaggaacaaacGGGACTCGAAATGCTGCTCAAGGTGATACttgctacaagtgtggaaaatctgggcacttcatcagagagtgtcctttgctcaagaatgaaaacaaggAACATCAAAAACACAGGGGTGACAAAGAAAACAGAAGGGACCTGGTACGTGGTAACATAGATCGTAAAGTTGCTGCTGATATGGTTTTCAAAAGggctcttgctgcatggggggattcttcaagtgattcagaagatcCTGATGAGCCAAAAGATGTGTCTATGGTTGCTGTGCATGAGGAGGAAATtgtcttcaatgaaatgtttgctctgATGGCACacacagaaaatgaagaagaggacaatcaggtaactcttcttgacatgaaaaatgacttggataaatattctcttaaaaaattgagaacctTGGCAAAAGTCATGCTAGATTCTGTGATAGAGTTAACATCTGAAAGAGATACCATGAATgctgaacttgaaattttaactgaaaacaaagGTCAATTTGAAGACACAATGTCAAGAATG gtgagtgagaggagcaacattcaatgttggtatatggatagtggctgctctaaacatatgactggtgatgtaaagaacttcctctcactcaagacccTCCAAGGAGGAGGTGTCTCATTTGGTGATGGCAAGAAGGGGTATATTCTTGGAGTTGGCAAAGTAGGAagatctcttgaagattcaattgacaatgtttaccatgtggatgggttgaa tgctcaaaatgaaaatgctgATCTCTGGCATCCTAGGCTGGGACATGTGAGTTCATCTTAA
- the LOC138338869 gene encoding uncharacterized protein, with protein MTASLNLEEGQSSHRPPRFNGHFYSWWKVRMHDYLMVEDSELWDIILDGPFVPMMEEKDGEKTITVPKPRQKYDDADRKKIEKCFKAKTLLVYEIGPDEYNRVSACEYAKEIWDFLLIAHEGTEQVKESKIDMLTSRYENFKMKEGETIHDMFTKLSSITNEL; from the coding sequence ATGACAGCTTCACTTAACCTCGAAGAAGGTCAGTCATCACACAGacctcctcgtttcaatggacatttctacagttggtggaaagttagaatgcacGATTACCTCATGGTTGAAGATAGCGAGTTATGGGATATTATACTAGATGGACCCTTTGTTCCAATGATGGAAGAAAAGGATGGAGAAAAGACCATTACTGTTCCAAAGCCCAGGCAAAAATATGATGATGCTGacaggaaaaagattgaaaagtgtttcaaagctaaaactcttctGGTCTATGAgataggacctgatgagtacAACAGAGTGTCAGCCTGTGAGTATGCTAAAGAAATTTGGGATTTCTTGTTGATTGCacatgaaggaactgaacaagtcaaagaatctAAGATTGACATGCTCACCTCACGATAtgagaacttcaaaatgaaggaaggagaaacaataCATGACATGTTCACCAAGTTGTCTTCCATTACAAATGAGCTGTGA